Proteins encoded within one genomic window of Gaiellales bacterium:
- a CDS encoding GNAT family N-acetyltransferase, protein MAVEIRVAGSGDLDALAAIMATAFRNDPVWGEYSFPGSTDRLDTAAAFWRAYLGAMLRHGWSFLTAGDESAAVWVPPGERELTDEQEHELEALLRDLLGDAQAGIVFDVLERLEDAHPRHEPHHQLSLFGTHEDHRGRGIGMALLDACLERVDADGSPAYLESTNPANDRRYMSRGFEPYGRVELAGGPVVTTMWRSARR, encoded by the coding sequence ATGGCAGTGGAGATCCGCGTGGCCGGAAGCGGCGACCTCGACGCGCTCGCGGCGATCATGGCGACCGCGTTTCGCAACGACCCGGTATGGGGTGAGTACTCGTTCCCCGGCTCGACCGATCGGCTGGACACGGCGGCCGCGTTCTGGCGGGCCTACCTCGGTGCCATGCTCCGCCACGGCTGGTCGTTCCTCACGGCGGGCGACGAGTCGGCGGCCGTGTGGGTGCCGCCCGGCGAGCGCGAGCTGACCGACGAGCAGGAGCACGAGCTCGAGGCCCTTCTGCGCGACCTGCTCGGCGACGCGCAGGCCGGCATCGTGTTCGACGTGCTCGAGCGGCTCGAGGACGCCCACCCCCGCCACGAGCCGCACCACCAGCTGAGCCTGTTCGGCACGCACGAGGACCACCGCGGCCGCGGCATCGGGATGGCGCTCCTGGACGCCTGCCTGGAGCGGGTCGACGCGGACGGCTCGCCGGCCTACCTGGAGTCGACGAATCCCGCGAACGACCGGCGGTACATGAGCCGCGGGTTCGAGCCGTACGGGCGAGTCGAACTGGCGGGCGGCCCGGTCGTGACGACGATGTGGCGGTCCGCGCGCCGGTGA